In Nissabacter sp. SGAir0207, the genomic stretch ATCTCTGTCATTACCTGTTCCCCCTATGCCCGCCCCTGACTGCCAAACAGGCGGATCTTCTCCTGCACCTTCTGGCGCATCGCCTCACGGCCACGGCCCAGCGTCACGGCCAGCGCGTACTCCTGCGGGTTCTCCGCCAGTACCCCGGCCATGCCTTCGGTGAACGCCTGCCGCAGCTCCGTGTCCACATTGATCTTGGCTACCCCCAGCCCAATCGCCCGCTGGATCTGCGCATCCGGCACGCCGGAGCCGCCGTGCAGTACCACCGGGCGCGCCACCGTCTCACGTAGCTCCGCCAGCCGCCCGAAAGCCAGTTTCGGTGGCCGGGTGTAGAGGCCGTGGGCGGTGCCGATCGAGACCGCCAGATAGTCAACGCCGGTGGCCGCCACAAAGCGCGCCGCCTCTTCGCAGGAGGTGATCAGCGCCTCCTCATCGGCCACGTCTATCTCATCCTCCACGCCGCCAATTTTGCCAATCTCCCCCTCGCAACCAATCTTCAGCGCGTGGGCCACCTCCGCCACCGCGCGCGTGATGCGCGCATTCTCGGCGAACGGCAGGTGCGAGCCATCAAACATCACCGACTGGAAGCCGCAGCGCACCGCCTCCAGCGTCTGCTCAAAGCGGCGGCTGTGGTCGAGGTGGACGCAGACCGGCACGCTGACGCGACCCAGATAGGCGTCCACCAGCGCCTTCAGCGGCGCGAGGCCCAGCGTGTTGATGGCGCGCTGACCAATCTGGATCATCACCGGCGAGCGCTCCGCCTCCGCCGCCTCCAGCACCGCCAGAATGGTCTCGGCGTTGTGCGCGCTGAACGCGCCGATGGCATACCCCTCCTGCCACGCATGGCGAACCATGGTGTCTCCTGCTACATACGGCATGGTCTACTCCTCATTGCGTGCCCTCAGGCACCACGGAGGGCCGCCCGGCGGCGGCCCGCATCTGCTCCAGAATGGCGCTCCAGTCCTGTCGGCCACGTCCCTGCGCCCGCGCCTGGCTGTACAGCTCGCGCGCCGCCGCGCCCATCGGCAGCGGCACCCGCAACTGGCCAGCCAGCGTCAGGGCCAGCCCCAGATCCTTGTGCGCCAGATCGATCATGAAGGTTGGGCTGAGATCGCCCTTCAGTACCCGCTGCGGCCAGGTGGTGCCGAAGTGGCCGCGCACCGCCGGGGTGAGGTTCATCACCTCCAGCGCTTTATCCAGCGGTAGCCCGAGCGCCTCGCACAGCACCGCCGCCTCTGCCGAGAGGGCATTGAGGGCAATGCTCATGTAGTTGTTGATCAGCTTGAGGCGGATGCCGCGCCCCGGCCCGCCCGCCGCGATCAGGGTGTCGCCAAGGCAGCGCAGCAGCGGCGTGGCGCGCGCCACCTGCGCCTCACTGCCGCCCGCCAGAATCAGCAGGGTGCCAGCGATGGCGTGATCCGAGGTGCGCCCCACCGGCGCGTCCATAAAGCTGATGCCGCGCGCCGCCAGTGCCGCGCACAGGGCATCGCTCTCGGTCGGCAGGATGGTGGACATGTCAATCACCAGCGCCTGCGGATCCAGCGTCTCCAGTGCGCCCCGCTCCCCCAGCAGCGCCGCGTG encodes the following:
- a CDS encoding class II fructose-bisphosphate aldolase; this encodes MPYVAGDTMVRHAWQEGYAIGAFSAHNAETILAVLEAAEAERSPVMIQIGQRAINTLGLAPLKALVDAYLGRVSVPVCVHLDHSRRFEQTLEAVRCGFQSVMFDGSHLPFAENARITRAVAEVAHALKIGCEGEIGKIGGVEDEIDVADEEALITSCEEAARFVAATGVDYLAVSIGTAHGLYTRPPKLAFGRLAELRETVARPVVLHGGSGVPDAQIQRAIGLGVAKINVDTELRQAFTEGMAGVLAENPQEYALAVTLGRGREAMRQKVQEKIRLFGSQGRA
- the yihU gene encoding sulfolactaldehyde 3-reductase, with amino-acid sequence MTVVAFIGLGQMGAPMARNLMRHGHTLRVHDLNPQPVAALVAEGAHGCDSPAQAAQGAEVVITMLPTGPQVHAALLGERGALETLDPQALVIDMSTILPTESDALCAALAARGISFMDAPVGRTSDHAIAGTLLILAGGSEAQVARATPLLRCLGDTLIAAGGPGRGIRLKLINNYMSIALNALSAEAAVLCEALGLPLDKALEVMNLTPAVRGHFGTTWPQRVLKGDLSPTFMIDLAHKDLGLALTLAGQLRVPLPMGAAARELYSQARAQGRGRQDWSAILEQMRAAAGRPSVVPEGTQ